One Desulfovibrio sp. genomic window carries:
- a CDS encoding TOBE domain-containing protein has translation MEKNKNREEMAALLRSLSSADRAWLRQRLMRRDSAALLQDTGRISPRELLAVETWLWERASAARGPREKRPRLRMWLIFMLLRYAALRLVEIFEIMPSHLDFQEGVIRVPGTQDTPGREVPLPLTISRRLKRVLEDPALFPETRELMRCDASYVRRCLQQCGAACGLPKGLLSARSLRHTRALELGRQGLPLPVVDIFLGRRSAPGQSGIVRCDPQEAKRLLREQLQRERPMKTSARNVFQGRITSLRQSGLLVEVVLRTAGGLRVSSLITDESCKTLALNEGKLVNASIKAPWVLVQGGELSPNSSRPAENCFTGVVERVREDDMVAEILVALSEGSQVCALRNRGPENPINLVAGQTVTVFFKAFSVILTVD, from the coding sequence ATGGAAAAAAACAAAAACCGTGAGGAAATGGCCGCGCTTTTGCGCTCGCTCTCTTCCGCAGACAGAGCCTGGCTGCGCCAGAGGCTCATGCGCCGCGATTCTGCCGCGCTGCTGCAAGACACCGGTCGCATCAGCCCACGAGAACTGCTTGCCGTGGAAACGTGGCTGTGGGAGCGCGCAAGCGCCGCCCGCGGCCCCCGTGAAAAAAGGCCCCGCCTGCGCATGTGGCTTATCTTTATGCTGCTGCGCTATGCGGCCCTGCGGCTTGTGGAAATTTTTGAAATCATGCCCTCGCATCTCGATTTTCAGGAGGGTGTCATCCGGGTTCCCGGCACACAGGACACCCCCGGGCGCGAGGTGCCGCTGCCGCTGACCATCAGCCGCCGCCTCAAACGCGTGCTTGAAGACCCCGCGCTGTTTCCTGAAACCCGCGAACTCATGCGCTGCGACGCAAGCTATGTACGCCGCTGTCTGCAACAGTGCGGTGCCGCCTGCGGGCTGCCCAAGGGCCTTCTGAGCGCGCGTTCACTGCGCCACACCCGTGCCCTTGAACTGGGGCGGCAGGGCCTGCCCCTGCCCGTGGTGGATATTTTTCTGGGCCGGCGATCCGCGCCCGGCCAGAGCGGCATTGTCCGCTGCGACCCGCAGGAGGCCAAGCGCCTGCTGCGCGAACAACTGCAAAGGGAGCGACCCATGAAAACAAGTGCACGTAACGTTTTTCAGGGGCGCATTACCTCATTGCGGCAAAGCGGCCTGCTGGTCGAAGTGGTGCTGCGCACCGCAGGCGGGCTGCGCGTTTCGTCCCTTATTACAGACGAAAGCTGCAAGACTCTGGCACTCAATGAGGGCAAGTTGGTCAATGCCAGCATCAAGGCACCGTGGGTACTGGTGCAGGGGGGCGAGTTGTCGCCCAACAGCTCTCGTCCGGCAGAAAACTGCTTCACCGGCGTGGTGGAACGCGTGAGAGAGGACGATATGGTGGCCGAAATTCTGGTGGCCCTGAGCGAAGGGAGCCAGGTGTGCGCCCTGCGCAACCGTGGGCCTGAAAATCCCATCAATCTTGTGGCTGGTCAGACTGTTACCGTGTTTTTCAAGGCTTTTTCCGTCATTCTGACTGTGGACTAG